CTGACCTTGCCGTTTCAGACTCGTTTGCTATACTCGTGGGCTTTTCGGAAATTTCCGAAGGGTTTCACGTTTTCGTTATTCCCGGCTTCCTTGCCTTGCGTCACGTCAAGGACCAAGGGCGGTTTTGCAACCAGGGCCGGGTTGTTTTGGGACTAATTCATTCATGCCAACCATCAATCAACTGGTGCGTCAGGGTCGAACGGTCGAAAAGATCAATTCGAAGAGCCCTGCCATGCAGAACTCGCCGCAACGTCGCGGTGTCTGCACCCGCGTCTACACCACGACGCCCAAGAAGCCCAACTCGGCGCTTCGTAAAGTTGCCAAGGTCCGTCTGACCAATGGCTTCGAAGTCATCTCCTACATCGGCGGCGAAGGCCACAACCTGCAGGAACACAGCGTCGTGCTGGTTCGCGGCGGTCGTGTCAAGGACTTGCCCGGTGTGCGTTACCACATCGTGCGCGGTTCGCTCGACTTGCAAGGCGTGAAAGACCGCAAGCAGTCGCGTTCCAAGTACGGCGCGAAGCGTCCCAAGAAGGCTTAAGCCTTCCTGTCGTCAAAAAACAAACGGTGTTCGGTTGCCTTGGCGGGCACATCGAACGAAGTGACCCACTGTCGGGTCGAGTAAGTGAGAGTCCTGACTGGCTCTCGCGGTGCCGGAAGCGGTGCCAACTGAAGCAAAGAGGTTAGAAAAATGCCACGTCGTCGCGAAGTCCCCAAACGTGAAATCCTGCCGGATCCCAAGTACGGCAATGTCGAGCTGTCCAAATTCATGAACGTGATCATGGAAGGCGGCAAGAAGGCGATCGCCGAGCGCATCATTTACGGTGCTCTCGACTTCATCGAAAAGAAGAACCCGGACAAGGATCCTCTCGAAGCATTCACCGTTGCCATCAACAACGTGAAGCCGATGGTCGAAGTGAAGTCGCGCCGCGTTGGCGGTGCGAACTATCAAGTGCCGGTCGAAGTCCGTCCTGTCCGTCGCCTCGCCCTGTCGATGCGCTGGATCAAGGAAGCTGCCCGCAAGCGCGGTGAAAAGTCGATGGCCCTGCGTCTGGCCAACGAACTGATGGAAGCCACGGAAGGCCGTGGCGGCGCCATGAAGAAGCGCGACGAAGTGCACCGCATGGCAGAAGCCAACCGGGCGTTCAGCCACTTCCGCTTCTAAAAATCAAACTTCGCTTGGGCGTTGGGTGCTGAGTGTCGGGCGTTGTGCCCGTGCTCGGGGCCCAGCGCTCAACGCATTTCAACCCGAAAGTAAATCATGTCCCGCAAGACCCCCATCGAGCGCTACCGCAACATCGGCATCTCCGCGCACATCGACGCTGGCAAGACCACGACGACCGAACGTATCCTGTTCTACACCGGTGTGAACCACAAGATCGGTGAAGTGCAC
This is a stretch of genomic DNA from Variovorax paradoxus. It encodes these proteins:
- the rpsL gene encoding 30S ribosomal protein S12; amino-acid sequence: MPTINQLVRQGRTVEKINSKSPAMQNSPQRRGVCTRVYTTTPKKPNSALRKVAKVRLTNGFEVISYIGGEGHNLQEHSVVLVRGGRVKDLPGVRYHIVRGSLDLQGVKDRKQSRSKYGAKRPKKA
- the rpsG gene encoding 30S ribosomal protein S7 produces the protein MPRRREVPKREILPDPKYGNVELSKFMNVIMEGGKKAIAERIIYGALDFIEKKNPDKDPLEAFTVAINNVKPMVEVKSRRVGGANYQVPVEVRPVRRLALSMRWIKEAARKRGEKSMALRLANELMEATEGRGGAMKKRDEVHRMAEANRAFSHFRF